From Methylopila sp. M107, a single genomic window includes:
- the dusA gene encoding tRNA dihydrouridine(20/20a) synthase DusA, which translates to MTASTHAPSLRFSVAPMMDWTDRHCRLFHRALTAHALLYTEMVTTGAVRFGPRERLIGFSPEEHPVAVQLGGSEPVELAEAARICADFGYAEINLNVGCPSDRVQDGRFGACLMAEPERVAASVAAMKAAVEIPVTVKCRIGVDDQDPEEALDRLADLVVAAGCDGLVVHARKAWLKGLSPKENRDVPPLDYGRVFRLKARLPALPVSINGGIATLEDARALLEPRDGVALDGVMLGRAAYQNPELLLGVDAAVFGAPAPHDTARAAVESLFPAIEAHLARGGRLSNFTRHMLGLFQGRPGVRAFRRLLSEQAPRESASLDVLVRALDLIGDHSFVRADAVAA; encoded by the coding sequence TTGACCGCTTCGACGCACGCGCCCTCTCTCCGCTTCTCCGTCGCGCCCATGATGGACTGGACGGACCGGCATTGCCGCCTGTTCCACCGGGCGCTGACGGCGCATGCGCTGCTCTATACGGAAATGGTGACGACCGGCGCGGTGCGGTTCGGCCCGCGCGAACGGCTGATCGGGTTCTCGCCCGAGGAGCATCCGGTCGCCGTGCAGCTCGGCGGATCGGAGCCAGTCGAACTCGCCGAGGCGGCGCGCATCTGCGCGGATTTCGGCTACGCCGAGATCAACCTCAATGTCGGCTGCCCCTCCGACCGCGTTCAGGACGGCCGTTTCGGCGCCTGCCTGATGGCCGAGCCGGAGCGCGTCGCGGCGTCGGTCGCGGCGATGAAGGCGGCGGTCGAGATCCCCGTCACCGTGAAGTGCCGCATCGGCGTCGACGACCAGGACCCGGAAGAGGCGCTGGACCGGCTGGCGGATCTCGTGGTTGCGGCCGGCTGCGACGGGTTGGTCGTCCATGCGCGAAAAGCCTGGCTGAAGGGCCTCAGCCCGAAAGAGAATCGCGACGTGCCCCCACTCGACTACGGGCGGGTGTTCCGGCTGAAGGCGCGGCTTCCCGCTTTGCCGGTCTCGATCAATGGCGGGATCGCGACGCTCGAGGACGCGCGCGCGCTGCTCGAACCGCGCGACGGCGTCGCGCTCGACGGCGTCATGCTCGGCCGTGCTGCGTATCAGAACCCGGAACTGCTGCTGGGCGTCGACGCCGCGGTCTTCGGCGCGCCGGCCCCGCACGACACCGCGCGGGCCGCCGTCGAGAGCCTGTTCCCGGCGATCGAGGCGCATCTCGCGCGGGGAGGGCGGCTGTCGAACTTCACGCGGCACATGCTCGGCCTGTTCCAGGGACGGCCCGGCGTGCGCGCCTTCCGGCGTCTGTTGAGCGAGCAGGCTCCCCGCGAATCCGCAAGCCTCGACGTGCTGGTCCGCGCGCTTGACCTGATCGGCGATCACAGCTTTGTGCGGGCGGACGCGGTCGCCGCCTGA